GTTCCAAGGCTGCAGAAAACTTTGCTATGATGCAAGATTTCTTCGATGAATACGATAAGAAGTGGCCACTCATGTGTATGGAATTTTGGGATGGATGGTTCAATCGCTGGGGAGATGAGATTATTCGCCGGGACCCAGATGAGCTTGCCCAGTCTGTCATGGATTGTATCCAGCTTGGGTCTATCAATCTTTACATGTTCCATGGAGGGACTAACTTCGGCTTTATGAACGGCTGTTCGGCCCGGGGTCAGATTGATTTACCACAGGTAACTTCCTATGACTACGATGCCATCTTGGATGAGGCGGGGAATCCTACTAAGAAATTCTATGCTATTCAATCCTTGATGAAGGAAGCCTATCCAGAATTGAACTATGCTGAACCACTCATTAAAGCAGCCAAAGCCTACCCATCGGTGGAATTAGAGGCAAAAGTTAGTCTCTTTGGGACACTAGAAAATGTAAGCGGTTCCCTATCTAGCTTCTATCCACAAAATATGGAAGAGTTGGGTCAGAATACAGGCTACATTCTCTACCAGACTACCATTGAAAAGGATAAGGATGAGGCGGAACGGTTTAGAGTGATTGATGCGCGTGACAGGATACAGGTCTATGCAGATGGCCATCTGGTCACAACTCAGTATCAGACGGAAATCGGTGAGGATATTGAGCTGGATTTGCAGAATCAGCACACCGACATTTCAATCCTGGTCGAAAATATGGGACGTGTCAATTATGGTCACAAGCTAACCGCACCAACCCAGTCCAAAGGTATTGGTAGGGGCGCGATAGCTGATCTTCACTTTATCGGCAATTGGCAAACCTATCCTCTCCCCCTAGAATCTGTGGAAACGGTAGATTTTACCAAGGAGTGGAAGGAAGGGCAGCCAGCCTTTTACCGCTACCGATTTGAAGCGGATGAATTGGCGGATACCTACCTTGATATGACAGGGTTTGGTAAGGGTGTTGTATTTGTAAATAATGTTAATATCGGACGTTTTTGGGAAAAAGGCCCAATCCTTTATCTCTATATACCAAAAGGATACTTAAAGAAAGGAGAAAATGAAATAGTCGTCTTTGAGACGGAAGGAAGATATAGAGAGAAGATAAGCTTTTCACAAGAACCCATTTATAAAGAACTTTAGAAAAAAGGAGATTTAGTATGGCAATCATTGCTACACGTATTGACGGTCGTTTGATTCACGGTCAGGTTGCTAACCTGTGGACAACCAAATTGAATATTGGTCGTATCATGGTTATTGATGATGCTGTGGCTCAAAATGATATTGAAAAACAAGGTTTGAAATTGGCGGTTCCGCCGGGAGTAAAACTTTCTATTCTGCCAATTGAAAAAGCTGCGAACAACATCAAGGAAGGTAAGTACGATAGCCAACGTCTCTTGATTGTAGCACGTCGCCCTGAAAACTTCCTGCGCTTGGTTGAATATGGTGTAGAAATTCCTGAATTGAACGTAGGGAACATGTCTCAAACACCTGAAACGCGTTCAGTGACTCGTTCTATCAACGTGGTTGATAAGGATATCGCTGATTTTGATGCCTTGGTTGCCAAGGGAGTAAAATTGATTGCTCAAATGGTACCAGGTGATACACCTAAAGACTTTATGCCTTTGTTGGATAAAGTTCGTTAACATTCGGATATTTTTGAAAAATTTTAAAGGAGGAACACTATTATGCAATTCTGGCAAATAGTACTTTTAACGCTCTACTCTGCTTATCAGATTTGTGATGAGTTGACTATCGTATCGTCAGCAGGTTCACCAGTCTTTGCAGGGTTCATCTCAGGCTTGATCATGGGTGATATGGCCACTGGTCTTGCTATCGGTGCATCTCTTCAATTGATGGTACTCGGTGTTGGTACCTTCGGTGGTGCATCTCGTATCGACGCAACTTCAGGTGCGGTTCTTGCGACAGCTTTCTCTGTTTCACAAGGTATCGATCCAGAACTTGCGGTATCAACTATCGCGGTACCAGTAGCGGCACTTCTTGTTTATACTGATATTGCAGGTCGTTTCTCAACTACTTACTTCGCACACCGTGTGGATGCTGCGGTTGAAAAATTCGACTACAAAGCAATCGAGCGTAACTACCTTCTTGGTGCGATTCCATGGGCACTCTCTCGTGCACTTCCAGTCTTCTTGGCTCTCACTTTCGGTGGTGGCTTCGTTGAATCAATGGTTAACACTATCCAACAATACCAATGGGTTGCTGATGGTTTGACTCTCGCTGCTCGTATGCTTCCAGGTCTTGGATTTGCAATCTTGCTCCACTACCTTCCACTTAAACGTAACCTTCACTACTTGGCAATCGGTTTTGCCCTTACAGCTATGTTGACTGTTCTTTACGGTAACGTATCTGCTTTGGGTGGTGCTGTTGCAGGCATCGTTGGAACTCTTCCAGAAGATGCAGGTGTATCATTTGTTAACAACTTCAAAGGTTTGTCAATGATCGGTATTGCGATTATCGGTGCATTCCTTTCAGTATTGCACTACATCAATAGCCAAAAAGTAGCAGTGGTTGCTCCATCAAATTCAGAAAGTGGGGAAATTGACGATGACGAAATCTAATTACAAATTAACAAAAGAAGATTTTAATCAAATCAACAAACGTAGCTTGTTCACTTATCAATTGGGTTGGAACTACGAGCGGATGCAGGGTTCTGGTTACCTTTACATGATTTTGCCTCAATTGCGTAAAATGTATGGAGATGGAACTCCTGAATTGAAAGAAATGATGCAATTGCATACACAATTCTTCAACACTTCTCCATTCTTCCACACCATCATCACTGGTATTGACCTTGCCCTCGAAGAAAGCGACGGTGTTGCTTCTAAAGATGCGGTTAATGGTATCAAGACTGGTTTGATGGGACCATTTGCCCCTATCGGTGACTCTATCTTTGGTTCCTTGGTACCAGCTATCATGGGTACAATTGCAGCGACTTTTGCATCTGATGGGAACCCACTCGGTATCTTCCTCTGGGTTGCTGTAGCAGTTGTCTACGACATCTTCCGTTGGAAACAGTTGGAAGTTGCTTACAAAGAAGGTACTAAACTGATCACAACAATGCGCGATCGTTTGACTGCCCTTGTTGATGCAGCATCTGTAATGGGTGTCTTCATGATGGGTGCCTTGATTGCAACTATGATCAACTTTGAAGTATCTTGGACTCCAGCAATCGGTGAGAAAACAATTGATATCCAAGACTTGTTGAACTCAATCTTCCCACGTTTGGTTCCTGCAATCTTCACAGGCTTTGTCTTCTGGTTGTTGGGCCGCAAGGGTATGACTTCAACTAAGGCTATCTTGATTATCATTGTATTGGCACTTGCCTTCTCAGCGCTTGGTCGCTTCGCATTTGGTATGGGCGCTTAATATGACAAAGAGCTTAGTGTTAGTAAGTCATGGAACATTCTGTCAGGAACTCAAAAAATCCACTGAGATGATTATGGGGCCACAGGACAATATCTTTACTGTGGCACTCCTTCCTGAAGAAGGTCCAGAAGACTTCCAGAAAAAATTTGAAGAAACAATTGCAGATTTAGACGACTTTGTTGTCTTCGCAGATTTACTTGGTGGAACACCTGCTAACGTGGTTTCTCGTAAATTGATTGACGGTGCGCAGTTTGACCTCTATGCAGGTATGAACATGCCGATGGTCATCGGTTTCTTGAATGGTGTTCTCCTTGGAGAGGACGTTGACTACGTCGAATTTGGTTCAACCAATATTCAACACATCAACAAACTCCTCACATCTAGCGATGATGAGGATGAGTGAAAAACTCCAGTGGAGTTTTTCAGCCCGAGCCTGAAAATACGAAAGCGAGGGTTATTCCAAAGTATTATGGCAAGCTAATACTAGCTTTAAATAGGCTTTAAGTATCCTGAGGGGAAGCAAGTTGATTGCCTCCCCTCATTTGATTTTGTGAGGAAAAGCGATGATTGAAGTAAAAGATTTTGGTGCACAAGCGAAGCTTTATTACATGAAAAATAAGAATGGTATGCAGGTCACTCTGACTGATTTTGGTGCCAGAGTGGTGGAAGTGCTCTTGCCAGTAGAGGAAAATGGTGGTTTACGCAATGTCAGTTTGGCTGCTGAGTCGGATGATGATTACCGTAAGACAGACTTGTACCCTGGTTCAACTATTGTCCCAGTAGCGGGGCGTATTTCAGGAGCTCAGGCTGAGATAAAGGGAACCAGTTATCAGTTCACAGAAAATGAGCCAGGTCGCACCTTGCATGGTGGGATTGACACGGCAAATGAACAGTACTGGGATGTTGCTCTTGACCACGAAAAAAATCAAGTTACCTTTGGGATTTTCCTAAAAGATGGTTTCAATGGTTTTCCAGGAGATGTGAGGGTTGAGGCTATTTATGGTCTAACAGACCAGAATGAGTTGACGGTAGATTATCGGGCGGTGTCTAGCAAAGATACTATTTTCAATCCGACCAATCACATCTATTTCAACTTAACGGGGGATTTTCAGCAGTCAGTAGCAGACCATGAAATTCGAATTGCAGCCAATCGCTATGCTCCGCTTGGTGAGGATAATCTGCCGACAGGTGTTTTAGAAGATGTGACAGGTACACCATTTGACTTTAGAGAACTAGCCCCATTTGCGCAAGGTTTTGACAGCCAGCACCCACAGAATGTGTTGGTGAAGGGCTACGACCATCCGTGGCTCTTGGAGGATGCGGATAGGCCAGTTGAAGTGGTCAGTCCAGATGGAAAAATTGGTCTGCGCGTGCGAACCAATCAGCCATCAGTGGTCATCTACACCTACAATTATCCTGTTGAAGCTTTGGCTACCTACCATGGTGCCTTTAGCTTAGAATGCCAGGCTCTGCCAAATGCTTGCAACCTAGATGGTTTTGGCTCTATTTTGCTAGAAAAAGATGAGGAATTCTTGTCTGAAACAGTTTATCAATTTACTTGGTAAGAAGGAGAGGCTCTACCTGCTATACAGATAGGGCTTCTTGTCTTTTTTGGAAAATGTGGTATAATAAATCGGTGTGTTTCAAACGAAGCAGACGAAAGAGGAAAATAATGACGAAAGAACAAGAATTTTTAAAAGAATTTGAGGCCTGGGTCAATACACAGGTTATGGTAAATGAGATGGCGGTAGAAGAAAGCCGTCGTGTATTGGAAGAGGATAAGGATGAGCGTGCAGCGGATGCCTACATCCGTTACGAAAGTAAGCTAGATGCTTATCGCTTTATCCAAGGAAAATTTGCTAACTATCATGCAGGCAAAGATTTCCATGATTTACCAGATGGCTTATTTGGCCAAAAACATTATTAAAGAGAGGATAGAAATTTTGGCAAAGAAAAAAATCAATCGTAAAAAATTATTGAAGAAACAATTGGCAGATATGAAACGCGCTGGTCGTGTAGGTCTTGAAAGAGCTGCAGAGGTAGTAGAGACAGTTGCTCATAAGGCTGAGGCTGTAGTAGAGCATGCTGTAGAACAAGTGAAAGAAGTTGTAGCAGAGGTGACTTCTTCAGCGGCTTCATTGGAAGACTTTTTGGCACTTCCTGAGTTGGAAGGTATTGCAGCAGCACGTCTGGAAACCTTCTACCAAGCAGGTATTCAATCTGTGGCTGATTTTGCAAACCATACAGAAAAAGAGCTCTTGGCTCTTAAAGGCATCGGTCCTGCAACTATCAAGCAGTTGAAGGAAAAAGCGATTGAATTGAAAGCTTAAATCCCTTGCTTTTCAAGGTGCAATTTGTTACAATAAAGCCATTCAGAGGTGTTTTGAGCCCCATTTGTCACAGGAAGCGGTGGTACTGAGAAATCCGCACAAATGTCAAAACTGGTTGCTGATGATGTGAATCGAATAAGCAAAGTGCAGATAGTTTATCTGAACAAGGGTGGTACCGCGGAATAACTTCGTCCCTGTCTAGCAAGTCTAGGCAGGGATTTTCATTTGGAAAGGAGAACTATGCTACATCATGTTGAAATCTATGTTTCAAACTTGGAAACTTCGCGTGCATTTTACGACTTTCTTCTGACCAAGCTGGGCTACTCGCTCTATCAGGAGTGGGAGGAAGGGCTATCTTATAAAAAAGCAGAGCAGTACCTGGTCTTTGTCCAAACGCCAGAGGACTTCCTAGAGGCAGGCTATCACCGTTGCCGAACAGGTCTCAATCATCTAGCCTTTCATGCGGGAACACCTGATGATGTTGACCAATGGCGGAAGGAATTTTTGACCAGACGAGTCAAATTGCTGTATGATGACCGCTATCCCCATGCAGGAGGACCAGATCACTATGCCCTCTATTTGGAAGACCCGGACGGGATAAAGATAGAGTTGGTGGGGGAATTTGAAAGGAGAGGTTTGTGATGAATCTATTTAAGTTAAATGGGAATGAATTATATCATTTAAAAGATCAAGCATTTAAGCTAGAGCGCGATTTACAACGCTTATTTGAGCGTCACCTAACTCAGTTAACTGGCTTAGAATTTATTGCTTCGGAGTTTTCTATTCAGAATCAGCGCTTAGATACACTTGCCTTTGATCAAGAAACAAATGCCTTTGTTATTATTGAGTACAAGCGTAGCGCCAACCAAAGCGTTTTAGATCAAGGTGTGTCTTATTTGAATACTTTGTTGAAATACAAGGCAGATTTCATTTTGGAGTATCAGGAACGAACAGGGAAGTTGCTAAATAAATCACAGGTAGACTGGTCCCAAAGTAAGGTGGCTTTTGTTTCTCCTAATTTTACTTCCTTTCAAAAACAGGCTGTTGACTTCAAAGATTTGAATATCGAGCTTTGGGAGGTTAGGAAATTTGAAAATGATGTACTATTTGTGAATGGTATTAAAAAATCGAAGAATGCCCCGAGTATTAAGGCATCAGTTTCTAAAGAGCAATCGGATCTGTCCCTTGTTGCCCAGGAGCTAAAAACCTATTCGGAGGAAGATTTACTACTCAAAAAATCGGACGATATTGTAGAGTTGTATGACAGCTTTAAACAAGCTATTTTTCAATTGATACCGGATTGTGAGTTAATTCCTACTAAATTGTATGTCGCTTTTAAGAAGGATGGTCATAATATTGTTGATATTGAAATTCAAAACAAGCAGTTAAAACTGTTCATAAATGCACGAATTGGTCAATTGGATGATCCAAAACAATTAACCAGAGATGTTTCCAATATCGGCCATTTTGGTAATGGAGATTATGAGTTGAAGGTCAAGACGACAGACAATTTAGAGTATATCATGAGTTTGATTAAGCAAGTTTTATAAATGTGGAAAGGACAAAATATGTCAAAAGAATTATCACCAAAATACAATCCAGCCGAGGTTGAGGCTGGTCGCTACGCCAAATGGCTTGAGGCAGACGTGTTCGCACCGTCAGGTGACGAGACTGCCAAGCCCTATTCGATCGTCATTCCACCGCCAAACGTAACCGGTAAGTTGCACTTGGGACACGCTTGGGATACCACCCTTCAAGACATCATTATCCGTCAGAAGCGGATGCAGGGCTTTGATACCCTCTGGCTTCCAGGTATGGACCATGCGGGGATTGCCACTCAGGCTAAGGTGGAGGAACGCTTGCGGGAGCAAGGCGTGACTCGTTATGACTTGGGCCGTGAAAAATTCCTAGATAAAGTCTGGGAATGGAAGGATGAGTACGCAGCGACCATTCGTGAGCAATGGGGCAAGTTGGGTCTGTCTTTGGACTACCAACGTGACCGCTTCACGCTAGACGAAGGCTTGTCGAAAGCTGTTCGCAAGGTCTTTGTGGAACTCTACAAAAAAGGCTGGATCTACCGTGGCGAATTTATCATCAACTGGGATCCAGCGGCTCGCACAGCCCTTTCTGACATTGAAGTTATTCACAAGGACGTAGAAGGTGCCTTCTACCACATGAATTACATGTTGGAAGATGGTTCTCGTGCCCTTCAAGTTGCGACAACCCGTCCTGAAACTATGTTCGGTGACGTTGCGGTGGCGGTTAACCCAGAAGATCCACGTTACAAGGACTTGATTGGCAAGAATGTTATCCTGCCAATCGTCAACAAGCCAATCCCAATCGTTGCGGATGAGCACGCAGATCCTGAATTTGGTACAGGGGTCGTGAAAATCACACCTGCCCACGATCCGAATGACTTCCTTGTCGGTCAACGCCACAATCTGCCACAAGTCAACGTCATGAACGATGACGGTACTATGAACGAGCTCGCAGGTGAATTTGCAGGTATGGACCGCTTTGAAGCTCGTAAGGCAACGGTTGCTAAGTTGAAAGAACTGGGTGCCCTTGTGGAAATCGAAAACCGTGTGCATTCTGTTGGTCACTCTGAACGTACAGGAGTGGTAGTCGAGCCACGCTTGTCAACCCAGTGGTTTGTTAAGATGGACCAGTTGGCTAAGAATGCCATTGCCAACCAAGACACAGCTGATAAGGTAGAATTTTACCCGCCACGTTTCAACGATACCTTCCTACAATGGATGGAAAATGTACACGACTGGGTTATCTCGCGTCAGCTTTGGTGGGGCCATCAGATTCCAGCATGGTATAACGAATCTGGCGAAATGTACGTCGGAGAAGAGGCACCAGCAGGTGACGGATGGGTACAGGATGAGGATGTCCTAGATACCTGGTTCAGCTCTGCCCTTTGGCCATTCTCAACTATGGGCTGGCCTGACGAAAACGCGACGGACTTCCAGCGTTACTTCCCGACCTCAACCTTGGTAACGGGCTACGACATTATCTTTTTCTGGGTGTCACGCATGATTTTCCAATCGCTTGAGTTCACCGGCCGTCAGCCATTCAAGAACGTGCTGATCCACGGTTTGATCCGTGACAAAGACGGTCGCAAGATGTCCAAGTCGCTCGGAAACGGGATCGACCCGATGGATGTCATCGAGAAATACGGTGCGGACGCTTTGCGTTGGTTCTTGTCAAACGGCTCTGCCCCTGGTCAAGATGTTCGCTTCATTGATGAGAAGATGGACGCGTCTTGGAACTTTATCAACAAGATTTGGAACATTTCCCGCTACATCCTCATGAACAATGAAGGCTTGACCTTGGATGCGGCGCGTGAGAATGTAGCCAAAGTCGCAACTGGTGAGGCTGGTAACGTGACGGACCGCTGGATTCTCCACAACCTCAACGAAACCATTGCCAAGGTCACTGAAAACTTCGACAAGTTCGAGTTCGGTGTGGCTGGGCACATCCTCTACAACTTCATCTGGGAAGAGTTCGCCAACTGGTATGTGGAGCTGACCAAGGAAGTGCTTTACAGCGCCAACGAGGCCGAGAAAGTCATGACCCGCTCTGTCCTTCTCTACACGCTGGACCAAATCCTTCGCCTCCTCCACCCAATCATGCCGTTCGTGACGGAAGAAATCTTCGCCCAGTATGCAGAGGGCTCTATCGTGGTGGCGGCTTACCCTGTTGTCAACCCAGCCTTTGAAAACGCTGAAGCTCACAAGGGAGTGGAAAGTCTCAAGGATTTGATTCGTTCGGTGCGAAATAGCAGAGCAGAGGTCAATGTCGCTCCTTCTAAGCCGATTACCATTTTGATTAAGACAGCGGATGCTGAGCTTGAAACCTTCTTCAAGGCAAATGAAAACTACATCCGCCGCTTTACAAATCCAGAACAGTTGGAAATCAGCTCAAACATTGCTGCACCAGAACTAGCCATGTCAGCTGTTATCACCGGTGCTGAAATCTTCTTACCACTAGCCGACCTCCTCAATGTTGAAGAAGAGTTGGCTCGTCTGGACAAAGAGCTTGCCAAATGGCAA
The sequence above is a segment of the Streptococcus suis genome. Coding sequences within it:
- a CDS encoding beta-galactosidase; the encoded protein is MQKFEIKDQFYLDQKSFKILSGAIHYFRVHPDDWYHSLYNLKALGFNTVETYVPWNWHEPQKGQFNYEGILDIERFLSIAQDLGLYAIVRPSPYICAEWEWGGLPAWLMTEELRIRSHDATYLRHLDEYYASLLPKLAKHQLSQGGNILMFQVENEYGSYGEDKEYLRAVADLMRKHGLTAPFFTSDGPWRATLRAGTLIDDDVLVTGNFGSKAAENFAMMQDFFDEYDKKWPLMCMEFWDGWFNRWGDEIIRRDPDELAQSVMDCIQLGSINLYMFHGGTNFGFMNGCSARGQIDLPQVTSYDYDAILDEAGNPTKKFYAIQSLMKEAYPELNYAEPLIKAAKAYPSVELEAKVSLFGTLENVSGSLSSFYPQNMEELGQNTGYILYQTTIEKDKDEAERFRVIDARDRIQVYADGHLVTTQYQTEIGEDIELDLQNQHTDISILVENMGRVNYGHKLTAPTQSKGIGRGAIADLHFIGNWQTYPLPLESVETVDFTKEWKEGQPAFYRYRFEADELADTYLDMTGFGKGVVFVNNVNIGRFWEKGPILYLYIPKGYLKKGENEIVVFETEGRYREKISFSQEPIYKEL
- a CDS encoding PTS sugar transporter subunit IIB, which gives rise to MAIIATRIDGRLIHGQVANLWTTKLNIGRIMVIDDAVAQNDIEKQGLKLAVPPGVKLSILPIEKAANNIKEGKYDSQRLLIVARRPENFLRLVEYGVEIPELNVGNMSQTPETRSVTRSINVVDKDIADFDALVAKGVKLIAQMVPGDTPKDFMPLLDKVR
- a CDS encoding PTS mannose/fructose/sorbose/N-acetylgalactosamine transporter subunit IIC; translation: MMQFWQIVLLTLYSAYQICDELTIVSSAGSPVFAGFISGLIMGDMATGLAIGASLQLMVLGVGTFGGASRIDATSGAVLATAFSVSQGIDPELAVSTIAVPVAALLVYTDIAGRFSTTYFAHRVDAAVEKFDYKAIERNYLLGAIPWALSRALPVFLALTFGGGFVESMVNTIQQYQWVADGLTLAARMLPGLGFAILLHYLPLKRNLHYLAIGFALTAMLTVLYGNVSALGGAVAGIVGTLPEDAGVSFVNNFKGLSMIGIAIIGAFLSVLHYINSQKVAVVAPSNSESGEIDDDEI
- a CDS encoding PTS system mannose/fructose/sorbose family transporter subunit IID; translated protein: MTKSNYKLTKEDFNQINKRSLFTYQLGWNYERMQGSGYLYMILPQLRKMYGDGTPELKEMMQLHTQFFNTSPFFHTIITGIDLALEESDGVASKDAVNGIKTGLMGPFAPIGDSIFGSLVPAIMGTIAATFASDGNPLGIFLWVAVAVVYDIFRWKQLEVAYKEGTKLITTMRDRLTALVDAASVMGVFMMGALIATMINFEVSWTPAIGEKTIDIQDLLNSIFPRLVPAIFTGFVFWLLGRKGMTSTKAILIIIVLALAFSALGRFAFGMGA
- a CDS encoding PTS fructose transporter subunit IIA, with the protein product MTKSLVLVSHGTFCQELKKSTEMIMGPQDNIFTVALLPEEGPEDFQKKFEETIADLDDFVVFADLLGGTPANVVSRKLIDGAQFDLYAGMNMPMVIGFLNGVLLGEDVDYVEFGSTNIQHINKLLTSSDDEDE
- a CDS encoding galactose mutarotase is translated as MIEVKDFGAQAKLYYMKNKNGMQVTLTDFGARVVEVLLPVEENGGLRNVSLAAESDDDYRKTDLYPGSTIVPVAGRISGAQAEIKGTSYQFTENEPGRTLHGGIDTANEQYWDVALDHEKNQVTFGIFLKDGFNGFPGDVRVEAIYGLTDQNELTVDYRAVSSKDTIFNPTNHIYFNLTGDFQQSVADHEIRIAANRYAPLGEDNLPTGVLEDVTGTPFDFRELAPFAQGFDSQHPQNVLVKGYDHPWLLEDADRPVEVVSPDGKIGLRVRTNQPSVVIYTYNYPVEALATYHGAFSLECQALPNACNLDGFGSILLEKDEEFLSETVYQFTW
- a CDS encoding DUF1912 family protein — encoded protein: MTKEQEFLKEFEAWVNTQVMVNEMAVEESRRVLEEDKDERAADAYIRYESKLDAYRFIQGKFANYHAGKDFHDLPDGLFGQKHY
- a CDS encoding helix-hairpin-helix domain-containing protein — its product is MAKKKINRKKLLKKQLADMKRAGRVGLERAAEVVETVAHKAEAVVEHAVEQVKEVVAEVTSSAASLEDFLALPELEGIAAARLETFYQAGIQSVADFANHTEKELLALKGIGPATIKQLKEKAIELKA
- a CDS encoding VOC family protein codes for the protein MLHHVEIYVSNLETSRAFYDFLLTKLGYSLYQEWEEGLSYKKAEQYLVFVQTPEDFLEAGYHRCRTGLNHLAFHAGTPDDVDQWRKEFLTRRVKLLYDDRYPHAGGPDHYALYLEDPDGIKIELVGEFERRGL
- a CDS encoding DUF5655 domain-containing protein; the encoded protein is MNLFKLNGNELYHLKDQAFKLERDLQRLFERHLTQLTGLEFIASEFSIQNQRLDTLAFDQETNAFVIIEYKRSANQSVLDQGVSYLNTLLKYKADFILEYQERTGKLLNKSQVDWSQSKVAFVSPNFTSFQKQAVDFKDLNIELWEVRKFENDVLFVNGIKKSKNAPSIKASVSKEQSDLSLVAQELKTYSEEDLLLKKSDDIVELYDSFKQAIFQLIPDCELIPTKLYVAFKKDGHNIVDIEIQNKQLKLFINARIGQLDDPKQLTRDVSNIGHFGNGDYELKVKTTDNLEYIMSLIKQVL
- a CDS encoding valine--tRNA ligase, producing the protein MSKELSPKYNPAEVEAGRYAKWLEADVFAPSGDETAKPYSIVIPPPNVTGKLHLGHAWDTTLQDIIIRQKRMQGFDTLWLPGMDHAGIATQAKVEERLREQGVTRYDLGREKFLDKVWEWKDEYAATIREQWGKLGLSLDYQRDRFTLDEGLSKAVRKVFVELYKKGWIYRGEFIINWDPAARTALSDIEVIHKDVEGAFYHMNYMLEDGSRALQVATTRPETMFGDVAVAVNPEDPRYKDLIGKNVILPIVNKPIPIVADEHADPEFGTGVVKITPAHDPNDFLVGQRHNLPQVNVMNDDGTMNELAGEFAGMDRFEARKATVAKLKELGALVEIENRVHSVGHSERTGVVVEPRLSTQWFVKMDQLAKNAIANQDTADKVEFYPPRFNDTFLQWMENVHDWVISRQLWWGHQIPAWYNESGEMYVGEEAPAGDGWVQDEDVLDTWFSSALWPFSTMGWPDENATDFQRYFPTSTLVTGYDIIFFWVSRMIFQSLEFTGRQPFKNVLIHGLIRDKDGRKMSKSLGNGIDPMDVIEKYGADALRWFLSNGSAPGQDVRFIDEKMDASWNFINKIWNISRYILMNNEGLTLDAARENVAKVATGEAGNVTDRWILHNLNETIAKVTENFDKFEFGVAGHILYNFIWEEFANWYVELTKEVLYSANEAEKVMTRSVLLYTLDQILRLLHPIMPFVTEEIFAQYAEGSIVVAAYPVVNPAFENAEAHKGVESLKDLIRSVRNSRAEVNVAPSKPITILIKTADAELETFFKANENYIRRFTNPEQLEISSNIAAPELAMSAVITGAEIFLPLADLLNVEEELARLDKELAKWQKELDMVGKKLSNERFIANAKPEVVEKEKEKQADYQAKYDATVTRIEEMKKLVK